A single region of the Streptococcus sanguinis genome encodes:
- a CDS encoding pyridoxal phosphate-dependent aminotransferase, producing MKEFDKSSKLEHVAYDIRGPVLDEAMRMRANGEKILRLNTGNPAEFGFTAPDEVIHDLIMNARDSEGYSDSKGIFSARKAIMQYCQLKNFPNVDIDDIYLGNGVSELIVMSMQGLLDDGDEVLVPMPDYPLWTAAVSLAGGNAVHYVCDEQAEWYPDIDDIKSKITSNTKAIIIINPNNPTGALYPKELLLEIVEIARQNNLIIFADEIYDRMVMDGNVHTSVASLAPDIFCVSMNGLSKSHRIAGFRVGWMVLSGPKHHVKGYIEGLNMLSNMRLCSNVLAQQVVQTSLGGHQSVDELLLPGGRIYEQRNFIYQAIQDIPGLSAVKPKAGLYIFPKIDRNMYHIDDDEQFVLNFLKQEKVLLVHGRGFNWKDPDHFRIVYLPRVDELAQIQEKMTRFLRQYRR from the coding sequence ATGAAAGAATTTGACAAGTCCAGCAAGCTGGAACATGTTGCCTATGATATTCGCGGTCCGGTTTTGGATGAAGCTATGCGCATGCGGGCCAACGGTGAAAAGATTCTCCGCCTCAATACAGGAAATCCGGCTGAATTTGGTTTTACCGCTCCTGATGAGGTCATTCATGATTTGATTATGAATGCGCGTGACAGTGAGGGTTACTCTGACTCCAAGGGGATTTTTTCAGCCCGTAAGGCTATCATGCAGTATTGCCAGCTTAAGAATTTTCCTAATGTAGATATTGATGACATTTATCTGGGAAATGGTGTCAGCGAGCTGATTGTCATGTCCATGCAGGGATTGCTTGATGACGGTGATGAGGTGCTGGTGCCAATGCCAGACTACCCACTCTGGACGGCTGCAGTCAGTCTGGCTGGTGGGAATGCTGTTCACTATGTTTGTGATGAGCAGGCAGAATGGTATCCAGATATTGACGATATCAAGTCAAAAATCACATCTAATACCAAGGCAATCATTATCATTAACCCTAATAATCCAACGGGAGCGCTTTATCCTAAGGAATTGCTGCTGGAAATTGTGGAAATTGCTCGTCAAAATAATCTCATTATCTTTGCGGATGAAATCTACGACCGCATGGTGATGGATGGCAATGTCCATACGTCTGTGGCTAGTCTGGCTCCTGATATCTTCTGTGTCAGCATGAATGGTCTTTCTAAGTCGCACCGAATCGCAGGCTTCCGTGTTGGCTGGATGGTGCTATCTGGACCTAAGCATCATGTTAAGGGTTATATCGAAGGGTTAAACATGCTCTCCAACATGCGCCTGTGCTCCAATGTCTTGGCTCAGCAAGTCGTCCAAACCTCACTTGGCGGTCATCAGTCTGTGGATGAACTGCTTTTGCCAGGTGGTCGTATCTATGAGCAGCGTAATTTCATCTATCAGGCTATTCAGGACATCCCGGGACTGTCAGCTGTAAAACCTAAAGCTGGTCTCTATATTTTCCCGAAAATTGACCGGAACATGTATCATATCGACGATGATGAGCAGTTTGTGCTCAATTTCCTCAAGCAGGAAAAAGTCCTTCTCGTCCATGGACGAGGCTTTAACTGGAAAGACCCAGATCATTTCCGAATCGTTTATCTGCCTCGAGTAGATGAGCTAGCTCAAATCCAAGAAAAAATGACGCGCTTCTTGCGCCAATATCGCCGTTAA
- a CDS encoding universal stress protein — protein MTQKYENIMVAVDGSHESELAFEKGVNVALRNGSRLTIAHVIDTRALQSVSTFDADVYEDLQEDAKKLTAELKEKAQKSGIKYVDIVIEMGNPKTLLATDIPEEHKVDLIMVGATGLNAFERLLVGSSSEYILRHAKVDLLVVRDPEKTL, from the coding sequence ATGACTCAGAAATATGAAAACATTATGGTTGCTGTAGATGGTTCTCACGAATCCGAACTAGCCTTTGAAAAAGGCGTTAACGTGGCTCTCCGAAACGGCTCTCGTCTCACCATCGCCCACGTCATTGACACCCGGGCTTTGCAAAGTGTCTCAACCTTTGATGCAGATGTCTATGAGGACTTACAAGAAGATGCCAAAAAGCTGACAGCTGAGTTGAAAGAAAAGGCTCAAAAATCCGGTATCAAGTATGTTGACATTGTTATTGAGATGGGCAATCCCAAGACTCTCTTGGCAACAGATATCCCAGAAGAGCACAAGGTAGATCTGATCATGGTCGGTGCTACCGGTCTCAATGCCTTTGAACGGCTGCTAGTCGGTTCTTCCTCCGAATATATCCTGCGCCACGCCAAGGTTGACTTGCTGGTGGTCAGAGACCCAGAAAAAACTTTATAA
- the recG gene encoding ATP-dependent DNA helicase RecG translates to MNLHQPLTVLPGVGPKSAEKFTKLGLETLQDLLLYFPFRYEDFKSKNVLDLEDGEKAVVSGQVVTPANVQYYGYKRNRLRFTIKQGEVALAVNFFNQPYLADKIEVGANIAVFGKWDKAKASLTGMKLLAQVEDDLQPVYRLAQGISQASLVKLIKTAFDQGLDLLLEENLPQPLLERYQLVSRVEAVRAMHFPKDLADYKQALRRVKFEELFYFQMQLQVLKRETKAVSNGLKIDWQSDAVAEKKQSLPFELTSAQERSLTEILQDLRSPGHMNRLLQGDVGSGKTVVAGLAMYAVYTAGFQSALMVPTEILAEQHFDSLAQLFPELKLALLTGGMKAAERRETLAAIENGQVDMIVGTHALIQEAVRYHALGLVIIDEQHRFGVEQRRILREKGDNPDVLMMTATPIPRTLAITAFGDMDVSIIDQMPAGRKPIITRWVKHEQLEVVLDWLKKELHKGAQVYFISPLIEESEALDLKNAIALEEELTAYFGRQTQVALLHGKMKNEEKEAIMQDFKEGRTDILVSTTVIEVGVNVPNATVMVIMDADRFGLSQLHQLRGRVGRGNKQSYAVLVANPKTESGKRRMKIMTETTDGFLLAEEDLKMRGSGEIFGTRQSGIPEFQVADIVEDYPILEEARKVASQITADPNWRTDPNWHLIALHLDKRDYLD, encoded by the coding sequence ATGAATTTACACCAACCTTTGACGGTTCTGCCTGGTGTGGGACCGAAATCAGCAGAAAAATTTACCAAGCTGGGTCTAGAGACCTTGCAGGATTTACTGCTTTATTTTCCTTTTCGTTATGAGGATTTTAAGAGTAAGAATGTCCTAGACCTGGAGGATGGAGAAAAGGCGGTTGTTTCTGGTCAGGTAGTGACTCCGGCTAATGTCCAGTATTATGGCTACAAACGCAACCGCCTGCGCTTTACTATCAAGCAGGGAGAAGTCGCTCTGGCAGTTAACTTCTTTAACCAGCCTTATCTGGCAGATAAGATTGAAGTGGGAGCTAATATAGCCGTCTTTGGCAAGTGGGACAAAGCCAAGGCCAGTCTGACTGGCATGAAACTGCTGGCTCAGGTAGAGGACGACTTGCAGCCTGTCTATCGGCTGGCTCAGGGAATTAGTCAGGCCAGTTTGGTCAAACTGATTAAGACTGCCTTTGACCAAGGATTGGATTTGCTCTTAGAGGAAAATCTGCCCCAGCCCCTGCTGGAACGCTACCAGCTAGTGAGCAGAGTGGAGGCTGTGCGGGCTATGCATTTTCCAAAGGACTTGGCGGACTACAAGCAAGCTCTTCGGCGGGTTAAATTTGAAGAACTCTTTTATTTCCAAATGCAGCTGCAGGTCTTAAAGAGAGAAACCAAGGCTGTCAGCAATGGATTAAAAATTGATTGGCAGTCGGATGCTGTAGCCGAGAAAAAGCAGAGCTTACCTTTTGAGCTGACTTCGGCTCAGGAGCGCAGTCTGACAGAGATTTTGCAGGATTTGCGGTCGCCTGGACACATGAATCGTCTGCTGCAGGGGGATGTGGGAAGTGGAAAGACTGTTGTCGCTGGTTTGGCTATGTATGCTGTTTATACAGCTGGCTTTCAGTCAGCTCTGATGGTTCCAACAGAAATTTTGGCTGAGCAGCATTTTGACAGTCTAGCTCAGCTTTTTCCAGAATTGAAGCTTGCCCTGCTAACTGGTGGGATGAAAGCAGCTGAGCGCCGGGAAACCTTGGCAGCGATTGAAAACGGTCAGGTGGACATGATTGTCGGAACTCATGCCTTGATTCAGGAAGCAGTCCGTTACCATGCATTGGGCTTGGTCATTATTGACGAGCAGCATCGCTTTGGGGTGGAGCAGCGCCGGATTTTACGGGAAAAGGGAGACAATCCTGATGTCCTCATGATGACGGCGACACCAATTCCCAGAACCCTTGCTATTACAGCTTTTGGTGATATGGATGTGTCCATTATTGACCAGATGCCGGCAGGACGCAAGCCTATCATCACTCGCTGGGTCAAGCATGAGCAGCTGGAAGTCGTCCTCGACTGGCTGAAAAAAGAGCTCCACAAGGGCGCTCAGGTCTACTTTATTTCTCCCTTGATTGAGGAATCTGAGGCGCTGGATCTTAAGAATGCCATTGCCCTAGAAGAAGAACTGACAGCCTATTTTGGTCGGCAGACCCAAGTGGCTCTGCTTCATGGCAAGATGAAGAACGAGGAAAAAGAGGCGATTATGCAGGACTTCAAGGAAGGACGGACTGATATTCTGGTCTCTACCACGGTCATTGAGGTCGGAGTCAACGTCCCCAATGCTACGGTGATGGTCATTATGGATGCGGACCGCTTCGGGCTCAGCCAGCTTCATCAGCTGAGAGGCCGTGTCGGCCGAGGGAACAAGCAGTCTTATGCCGTCCTTGTTGCCAATCCTAAGACGGAGTCGGGCAAGCGCCGCATGAAAATCATGACTGAGACGACCGATGGTTTCCTGCTGGCTGAGGAGGATCTGAAAATGCGAGGCTCTGGAGAAATCTTTGGCACTCGGCAGTCTGGTATTCCTGAGTTTCAAGTGGCAGACATCGTGGAAGATTATCCGATTTTAGAAGAAGCCAGAAAGGTTGCCAGCCAGATTACAGCTGATCCGAACTGGCGGACAGATCCTAATTGGCACTTGATCGCTCTTCATTTGGACAAGCGAGATTACCTAGATTAA
- a CDS encoding 3-deoxy-7-phosphoheptulonate synthase produces the protein MTFKATSQPIDVAEVRQLAKLEGDMLARKEKRDRELEAILRGQDDRILLVIGPCSSDNEEAVLEYAKRLSALQEEVKDRIFMVMRVYTAKPRTNGDGYKGLIHQPNATAAPSLINGIKAVRNLHYRVISETGMTTADEMLYPENLPLVDDLISYMAVGARSVEDQQHRFVASGADLPTGLKNPTSGNLNVMFNGIYAAQNKQSFLFAGKEVETSGNPLAHAILRGALNEYGKNIPNYYYDNLLDTIAQYEKMGLENPFIIIDTNHDNSGKQYLEQVRIVRQTLINRDWNEKIKATVRGFMIESYLEDGRQDEPEVFGKSITDPCLGWANTEQLVREIYDTLGK, from the coding sequence ATGACCTTTAAAGCAACTAGTCAACCCATTGATGTGGCAGAAGTTCGCCAACTTGCTAAGCTAGAAGGCGACATGTTAGCTCGCAAGGAAAAGCGTGACCGAGAGTTGGAAGCAATTCTGCGTGGCCAAGATGACCGCATTCTCTTGGTTATCGGTCCCTGCTCTTCAGATAATGAAGAAGCGGTGTTGGAGTATGCCAAGCGTCTATCTGCTCTCCAAGAAGAAGTAAAAGACCGCATTTTCATGGTCATGCGGGTTTATACTGCTAAGCCTCGGACGAACGGAGATGGCTACAAAGGGCTTATTCATCAGCCTAATGCGACAGCCGCTCCTAGTCTGATTAACGGCATTAAGGCAGTCCGCAATCTGCACTATCGGGTTATTTCTGAAACGGGCATGACCACAGCTGATGAGATGCTCTATCCAGAAAATCTGCCTCTGGTAGATGATTTGATTTCTTACATGGCTGTGGGAGCTCGCTCGGTCGAAGACCAGCAGCACCGCTTTGTGGCTAGTGGAGCAGATCTGCCGACTGGTTTGAAAAATCCGACTTCTGGTAATCTCAATGTCATGTTTAACGGTATCTATGCAGCTCAGAACAAGCAGAGTTTTCTATTCGCTGGTAAGGAAGTCGAAACGTCTGGCAACCCTTTGGCGCATGCCATCTTGCGCGGTGCTCTGAATGAATACGGCAAGAATATTCCCAATTACTATTATGATAACCTGCTGGATACCATTGCTCAGTATGAAAAAATGGGCTTAGAAAATCCCTTTATCATCATTGACACCAATCATGATAACTCTGGTAAGCAGTATCTGGAGCAGGTTCGTATCGTTCGCCAGACTCTGATTAACCGAGACTGGAATGAAAAGATTAAGGCTACCGTACGGGGCTTTATGATTGAGTCTTACCTGGAAGACGGCCGTCAGGACGAGCCAGAAGTCTTTGGTAAGTCCATTACTGACCCTTGTCTGGGCTGGGCTAATACAGAACAGCTGGTTCGTGAAATTTATGATACATTAGGAAAATAG
- the alr gene encoding alanine racemase: MKASLHRPSKAVIDLAAIAFNIRQLSAHLPQTTEKWAVVKANAYGHGAIEVSRHIEPLVDGFCVSNIDEALELRSAGIGKKILVLGVSDLSALPLARKGKVSLTVASLEWLDLALAAEKDLTGLNFHIKIDSGMRRIGFRDSQEAQEAVHRLQAAGAVAEGIFTHFATADEVDHYKFEAQLARFHQILSELDSVPPLVHASNSATSLWHSETVLNAVRLGDIIYGLNPSGTVLKLPYEFKPALSLVSELVHIKEVEAGADVGYGATYTSESQEWIGTIPLGYADGWTRDMQGFDVLIDGQRCPIVGRVSMDQITVRLPQAYPLGTPVVLIGNSGAETITATDVAEKRGTINYEVVCLISDRVLRVYKD, from the coding sequence ATGAAAGCTAGTCTGCATAGACCTAGCAAGGCAGTGATTGATTTAGCTGCCATTGCTTTTAATATTAGACAACTGAGTGCCCATCTGCCTCAGACGACTGAGAAGTGGGCTGTCGTTAAAGCCAATGCTTATGGTCATGGAGCTATTGAGGTTTCTAGGCATATTGAGCCCCTTGTAGATGGATTTTGTGTGTCTAATATCGATGAAGCCTTGGAGCTGCGCTCAGCTGGTATCGGCAAAAAAATTCTGGTGCTAGGAGTATCAGATCTGTCTGCGCTTCCGCTGGCTAGAAAGGGAAAGGTCTCTCTGACTGTAGCCAGTCTGGAGTGGTTGGATTTAGCTTTAGCTGCGGAAAAAGACTTAACAGGATTGAATTTTCATATCAAGATTGACTCTGGTATGAGGCGGATTGGTTTTCGAGATAGTCAGGAAGCTCAGGAGGCAGTCCATCGCTTGCAGGCTGCTGGGGCTGTCGCAGAGGGAATTTTTACCCACTTTGCAACGGCAGATGAAGTGGATCACTATAAGTTTGAAGCCCAGCTGGCTCGTTTCCATCAGATCTTATCTGAGCTGGACAGTGTTCCTCCTCTCGTTCACGCTAGTAATTCTGCCACCTCTCTCTGGCACAGTGAGACTGTTCTAAATGCCGTCCGGCTGGGGGATATCATTTATGGCCTCAACCCTAGCGGAACTGTTTTAAAACTTCCTTACGAATTCAAGCCGGCTCTGTCTCTGGTCTCAGAATTGGTACATATCAAGGAAGTAGAGGCTGGAGCAGATGTTGGCTATGGAGCCACCTACACCAGCGAGTCTCAAGAGTGGATTGGCACCATTCCTTTGGGTTATGCGGATGGCTGGACACGCGATATGCAGGGCTTTGATGTCTTGATTGATGGTCAGCGCTGCCCTATTGTTGGCCGCGTTTCCATGGACCAAATTACAGTGCGCCTGCCTCAGGCTTATCCCCTTGGCACGCCGGTTGTGTTGATTGGAAATAGCGGAGCGGAGACCATTACGGCGACAGACGTGGCAGAAAAGCGCGGCACCATTAACTATGAGGTGGTTTGCTTGATTAGCGACCGTGTACTGAGGGTCTATAAAGACTAA
- a CDS encoding Cof-type HAD-IIB family hydrolase has product MEVKAVFFDIDGTLVNDSRTVLKSTEKAIQSLKEQGILVGLATGRGPFFVKPFMEQLDLDFAVTYNGQYIFSRDRVISASPIDKQSLRDLIAYAKKHRKEISLGTAEAMLGSKIMSFGMSPFSQWTSRFIPKRMARTVSHGFNKVISKALPQHEKDLLQLIQEPIYQALILASPEESRKIEADFPDLKFTRSSPYAVDIINKDTSKLEGIRRVGKEYGFDIHQVMAFGDSDNDLEMLSGVGLSIAMGNGTNSVKEVAKHTTTSNSQDGIHKALEHFGILAREKVFTSSDHHFNKVKEFHSVMDESTQEEPIAWSPQDARYRAGFKLEELVEFLRAASNSEEDFNSSVAYLHQALDKAADKVRSKSQAEVSLVGQVDALIDTLYFTYGSFVLMGVDPEQLFDIVHRANMGKIFPDGKAHFDPVTHKILKPDDWEEKYAPEGAIKEELERQIQAYQRTIEQKEEN; this is encoded by the coding sequence ATGGAAGTAAAGGCCGTCTTTTTCGATATCGATGGGACACTGGTCAATGACAGTCGAACGGTTTTGAAATCTACAGAAAAGGCTATTCAGAGTTTAAAGGAACAAGGAATATTAGTCGGTTTGGCAACCGGCCGAGGTCCTTTCTTTGTCAAACCTTTTATGGAGCAATTGGACTTAGATTTTGCTGTGACCTATAATGGCCAGTACATTTTTTCAAGAGACAGAGTGATTTCTGCGAGTCCCATTGACAAGCAGAGTTTGCGGGATTTAATCGCCTATGCTAAGAAGCATCGGAAAGAGATTTCCTTGGGAACGGCTGAGGCTATGCTGGGCTCCAAGATTATGTCCTTCGGCATGAGTCCTTTCTCCCAGTGGACTAGCCGCTTCATCCCTAAGAGAATGGCGAGAACAGTCAGTCATGGATTTAATAAGGTCATCAGCAAGGCCTTGCCCCAGCATGAAAAGGATCTCCTTCAGTTGATACAGGAGCCGATTTACCAAGCATTGATTTTGGCCAGCCCAGAAGAAAGCCGCAAGATTGAAGCAGACTTCCCTGATTTGAAATTTACCCGCAGCAGCCCCTATGCGGTCGATATTATCAATAAAGACACGTCTAAGCTAGAGGGGATTCGCCGAGTCGGTAAGGAATACGGTTTTGACATTCATCAGGTCATGGCCTTCGGTGATTCTGACAATGACTTGGAAATGCTATCGGGAGTTGGCCTGTCCATTGCTATGGGAAATGGAACCAACTCGGTCAAGGAAGTGGCCAAGCATACAACCACCAGCAATAGTCAGGATGGGATTCACAAGGCTCTGGAGCATTTTGGTATCCTAGCGAGGGAAAAGGTCTTTACCAGCAGCGACCATCACTTTAATAAGGTTAAAGAGTTCCATAGTGTCATGGATGAAAGCACTCAGGAAGAGCCGATTGCTTGGTCGCCTCAGGACGCTCGCTATCGGGCAGGCTTCAAACTGGAAGAGCTGGTCGAATTTCTGCGAGCAGCTAGTAATTCAGAGGAAGACTTTAACAGTTCTGTAGCCTATCTCCATCAAGCGCTTGACAAGGCTGCTGACAAGGTTCGTTCCAAGAGTCAGGCTGAGGTTTCTCTAGTCGGTCAGGTAGATGCCTTGATTGATACTCTTTACTTCACTTATGGCAGCTTTGTCCTGATGGGAGTGGATCCAGAGCAGCTGTTCGATATTGTCCATCGGGCTAATATGGGCAAAATTTTCCCAGACGGGAAGGCTCACTTTGACCCCGTCACCCATAAAATTCTCAAACCAGACGATTGGGAAGAAAAATACGCTCCCGAAGGAGCTATTAAAGAAGAACTGGAACGACAGATTCAGGCCTACCAGCGTACCATAGAGCAGAAAGAAGAAAACTAG
- a CDS encoding 3-deoxy-7-phosphoheptulonate synthase, with product MAFIEKGQKIDIEQIKSRTRLTGQALTHKNKRDQELAEILSGEDERILLVIGPCSSDNEEAVLEYARRLSELQKKVADKIFIVMRVYTAKPRTNGDGYKGLVHQPDTSKAPSLINGLQAVRQLHYRVITETGLTTADEMLYPSNLVLVDDLVSYHAVGARSVEDQEHRFVASGIDAPVGMKNPTSGNLGVMFNAVYAAQNKQTFLFHGQEVETSGNPLAHVILRGATNEYGKNIPNFYYENMLDAISYYEKMGLENPFIVIDTNHDNSGKQYLEQIRIVRQTLLNRDWNEKIKRAVRGFMIESYLEDGRQNEPEVFGKSITDPCLGWDNTVQLIEEIYNTLDK from the coding sequence ATGGCATTTATCGAAAAAGGTCAGAAGATTGACATTGAGCAGATTAAGTCCAGAACCAGACTGACTGGTCAGGCCTTGACTCATAAAAACAAGCGAGACCAAGAACTAGCTGAGATTCTCAGTGGGGAAGACGAGCGTATTCTCTTGGTGATTGGTCCTTGCTCATCAGACAATGAAGAGGCTGTGCTGGAGTATGCCCGCCGCTTGTCAGAGCTGCAGAAGAAGGTCGCAGATAAGATTTTTATCGTCATGCGCGTCTATACTGCTAAGCCGCGGACCAATGGGGATGGCTATAAGGGCTTGGTTCACCAGCCGGATACTTCTAAAGCACCTAGCCTTATCAATGGTTTGCAGGCTGTTCGTCAGCTGCACTACCGTGTCATTACAGAGACTGGTCTGACGACGGCTGATGAGATGCTCTATCCGTCCAATCTTGTGCTGGTAGACGACTTGGTCAGCTATCATGCTGTGGGAGCTCGCTCAGTTGAAGACCAGGAGCATCGCTTTGTAGCGTCTGGGATTGACGCTCCGGTCGGCATGAAAAATCCAACTTCTGGCAATCTGGGGGTTATGTTTAATGCTGTCTATGCAGCACAAAATAAGCAGACTTTCCTTTTTCATGGTCAGGAAGTAGAAACCTCTGGGAATCCTTTGGCTCATGTTATTCTGCGTGGGGCTACCAATGAATACGGTAAAAATATCCCAAATTTCTACTATGAGAATATGCTGGATGCCATTTCCTACTATGAAAAGATGGGCTTGGAGAATCCTTTCATCGTCATCGATACCAATCACGATAACTCTGGCAAGCAGTATCTGGAACAGATTAGGATTGTACGTCAGACCTTGCTGAATCGGGATTGGAACGAAAAGATTAAGAGAGCGGTTCGTGGTTTTATGATTGAGTCTTATCTGGAGGACGGTCGGCAAAATGAGCCGGAAGTCTTTGGTAAATCTATCACAGACCCTTGCCTGGGTTGGGATAATACAGTTCAGCTCATTGAAGAAATTTACAACACTTTAGATAAATAA
- the acpS gene encoding holo-ACP synthase, whose product MIKGHGIDIEELAAIERAYLKNARFAKKVLTEAELSRFEELSGKRKIEFLAGRWAAKEAFSKAWGTGIGKLRFQDLEILNDRQGAPYFSRSPFTGKVWISLSHAVGLVTASVILEENDES is encoded by the coding sequence ATGATAAAAGGACACGGAATTGACATAGAAGAGCTGGCTGCCATTGAGCGAGCCTATCTGAAAAATGCCCGCTTTGCAAAGAAGGTGCTGACCGAGGCGGAGCTTTCTCGTTTTGAGGAGTTATCCGGTAAGCGGAAAATCGAATTTCTAGCTGGCCGTTGGGCTGCCAAGGAGGCTTTTTCTAAAGCTTGGGGAACTGGCATCGGTAAGCTCAGGTTTCAGGACTTAGAGATTTTAAATGACCGTCAGGGAGCGCCTTATTTCAGCCGGTCACCTTTTACTGGCAAGGTTTGGATTTCGCTCAGCCATGCTGTTGGCCTAGTTACAGCCAGCGTTATTTTGGAGGAAAATGATGAAAGCTAG
- a CDS encoding asparaginase: protein MTKKILVLHTGGTISMQADGSGAVVTNADNPMNHVTVPLEGIETEVIDFFNIPSPHITPQHMLKLYQKIKASADQFDGVVITHGTDTLEETAYFLDTMQLPKIPIVLTGAMRSSNELGSDGVYNYLTALRVASDEKACDKGVLVVMNDEAHAAKYVTKTHTTNVSTFQTPTHGPLGLIMKQEILYFKTAEPRVRFDLNSISGLVPIIPAYAGMKTELLDMLDLDKIDGLIIEAFGAGNLPKEVADKLADMIAAGLPIALVSRCFNGIAEPVYAYEGGGVQLHQAGIFFVKELNAQKARIKLLIALNAGLKDQELRDYMEG, encoded by the coding sequence ATGACGAAGAAAATATTGGTCCTGCATACAGGAGGAACCATTTCCATGCAGGCTGACGGCTCTGGTGCTGTCGTCACCAATGCTGATAACCCTATGAACCATGTGACCGTTCCGCTTGAGGGAATAGAGACGGAAGTCATTGACTTTTTTAATATTCCCAGTCCTCATATCACGCCCCAGCACATGCTCAAGCTTTATCAAAAAATCAAAGCCAGTGCTGACCAATTTGACGGAGTAGTCATTACTCATGGGACGGACACTTTAGAAGAGACGGCTTACTTTCTGGATACTATGCAGTTGCCGAAGATTCCAATCGTTCTGACCGGAGCTATGCGCAGTTCCAATGAGCTGGGGAGCGACGGAGTCTATAACTACCTGACAGCCCTGCGGGTTGCAAGTGATGAAAAAGCCTGTGATAAAGGTGTACTTGTCGTTATGAATGACGAGGCACATGCTGCAAAGTATGTAACCAAGACCCACACGACCAATGTCAGCACCTTCCAGACACCGACTCACGGACCGCTCGGCTTGATTATGAAGCAGGAAATTCTCTATTTTAAGACAGCGGAGCCTCGGGTCCGCTTTGACTTAAACAGCATCTCTGGTCTGGTGCCCATCATTCCAGCTTATGCGGGTATGAAGACAGAGCTTCTGGACATGCTGGATTTAGACAAGATAGACGGCCTCATCATAGAGGCGTTCGGTGCTGGCAACCTCCCCAAGGAAGTAGCTGACAAACTGGCTGATATGATAGCAGCCGGACTGCCAATCGCTCTGGTCTCTCGCTGTTTTAACGGAATTGCTGAGCCAGTCTATGCTTATGAAGGAGGCGGCGTCCAGCTGCACCAGGCTGGTATCTTCTTCGTCAAAGAGCTCAATGCTCAAAAAGCCAGAATCAAACTGCTCATCGCCCTGAATGCTGGACTCAAAGACCAAGAACTCCGAGATTATATGGAAGGCTGA